In Massilia antarctica, the following are encoded in one genomic region:
- a CDS encoding carboxymuconolactone decarboxylase family protein, translating to MRERLGPIPFEQLAPQQQAVAQAIIDGPRGALYGPFVPLLRSPELMESAQRMGEYLRYRSAIGTRLSEIAILVTAREWDQQVEWAIHAPIAERSGIEAGIVAAIAQRRKSPAMLVDEALVYDFCVELHRNKRVSDVTYANALALFGEKGVVDLMGINGYYTFLAMVMNAAQTAAPVSTAAPLPE from the coding sequence ATGAGAGAAAGACTAGGCCCCATCCCCTTCGAGCAGCTCGCGCCGCAGCAGCAGGCCGTCGCCCAAGCCATCATCGACGGCCCGCGCGGGGCGCTGTACGGGCCGTTCGTGCCGCTGCTGCGCAGCCCGGAGCTGATGGAGAGCGCGCAGCGCATGGGCGAGTACCTGCGCTACCGCAGCGCGATCGGCACGCGCCTGTCGGAAATCGCGATTCTGGTGACGGCGCGCGAGTGGGACCAGCAGGTCGAGTGGGCGATCCACGCGCCGATTGCCGAGCGCAGCGGGATCGAGGCGGGTATCGTCGCGGCCATTGCGCAGCGCCGCAAGTCGCCGGCGATGCTGGTCGATGAAGCGCTGGTGTACGATTTTTGCGTGGAGCTGCACAGGAACAAGCGGGTCAGCGATGTGACCTATGCCAACGCGCTGGCGCTGTTCGGCGAAAAAGGCGTGGTCGATTTGATGGGGATCAACGGGTACTACACTTTTTTGGCGATGGTGATGAACGCGGCACAGACCGCGGCGCCGGTATCGACGGCGGCGCCGTTGCCGGAGTAG